The Aphanothece sacrum FPU1 nucleotide sequence ATGTCTCAAATGACCAATGTTTCGGACTTACAAACGGATTTCAAGCTTAAACAGTCCCGTGATGGCTTTTTGAACCCTGGGAGTCGTCAAAATTCGTCTATGTCTCAAATTACCAATGTTTCAGAGTTACAGGACATTGCCCCTACAGCTTGGGCCTATGAAGCTTTACGGGGGTTAGTCGAACGATATGGTTGTATTGTCGGTTATCCTGACCGCACCTTTAGAGGCGATCGCGCCTTAAGTCGTCATGAATTTGCAGCCGGACTCAATGCTTGTCTCAATACTATAGAACGACTGATACAGGAAAATGTTGCCGTGTTACGGGAAGACATAGAAAAGCTAAAGCGGTTAGCCAAAGAATTTGAGGGAGAACTGATAGCTTTAGGGGCAAGAGTCGGTAATTTAGAGCAAAGAGTCGCTTTTATCGAAGAACACCAGTTTGCAACTACTACCAAACTCACCGGAGAGATGGTTGTAGGGTTAACGGGTGTGGCCGATGGAGACATGAACGGTGGGGAAGATGTACCCAGAACCACTAATTTAGGGTATCGGGCCCGACTAGAATTGAATACCAGCTTTGACGGGAGTGATTTGTTGTATACCCGACTAGCAACAGGCACAGTTCCCACTTATTCGACTATAACTGGAACTTTTCAGGGGGATTTAGGCTTTTCTCAACCGGATGATAGCAACTTAGCCGTAGAAGTTTTGTATTATGAATTCGACCTAGCGGAGAATGTGCGAGTTTGGGTTGAACCGTTTGGGGGAGCCTTTGACGATTATACCAATACAGTAAACTATTTAGATGGAGATGGAGCAGGTGGTGCTTTATCTGCTTTTGGTACTCGTAACCCCATTTATTATATTGCTGAAGGTCAAGGAATTGGGTTTCAGGGAACAGTATTTGAGGTGTTTGAATGGAGTGCTGGATATTTAGCTAATAATGGAAATAATCCCGATTTAGGTGATGGTTTATTTAATGGGGCTTTTGCTGCCCTTGGACAAATTGGATATAAACCAAGTGATGATTTTATGGTGGCTTTTACCTACCTTCATGGATATAATACAGTCGATACAGGAACGGGAAGTCGTCGCTCTAATTTCCAAGCATTTATTGAGGAAGAATTTGAGCAAAAAATTAATACCATTAATGACTCTTATGGGATGGAATTTTCTTGGCGTATTGCTCCTAAATTTGTCTTTGGTGGTTGGGTAGCGGTGACAAAAGCAAAGACTCAAAATGTGATTCTGTCACCTAATAATTTATTAGATCAAGAGTTAGCAGCAAACGACGCTGCAGATAAGGCGGCAACCCAAGGGGCAGCCCAAGCTGTATTTCAAGCAGCAAACCAAGCTGCTGCCCAAGCCGCAGATGAAGCAGCAGCAGCCCAAGCACAAGCAGATGAAGCAGCAGCAGCCCAAGCAGATGAAGAATTCGCCGAAGCGGCCGCTGTAGCCCAAGCAGCCGCTCAAGAGGCGGCCCAAGCTGCTGCTGAGGCTGCTGCCCAAGCCGCAGATGAAGCTAACGCTGCTGCTGACGCTGCTGCCGAAGCGGCAAATGAAGCTGACGCTGCCGCCCAAGCCGTAGCTGAACAAAATGCTCAAATAGCAGGACTGGAAAGGAAGAATTTAGATATTTGGAATTGGGGGCTTACTTTCGCTTTTCCTGATGCTTTTTCGGAAGGAGATACAGCAGCAATTATTATTGGGATGCAGCCTTGGGTTTCTCAATCTAACATTGTTTTACCCGATGGAGCAAGAAATAATGATCGAGATAGTTCTTATCATATTGAGGCATTTTATGAATATAAAGTCAACGACAATATGAAATTAACTCCTGGCATTATTATTATTACATCTCCTGATTATGATGATGATAATAATACCCTAGTTATTGGAACCGTTCGGGCCACTTTCACCTTTTAATTGTAGGGTGGGCAATGCCCACTTTACCCTAACACAAATGGAGCAGTTAATTATGGAAGAAATTCTTAGTACCTATCTTACCGAACTTCCCATTGGATTTAAAGGTTATATCGTCGGTTACGATAAAATTTTTGGCGGTTATCAAGGGAAATTATTGTCTATGGGGTTAAGTCCAGGAACAGAATTTATTTTAGTATGTCAAGCATCTAATAATTGGCCCTTAATCATTGAAGTTGATGGCAATTTATTGAAATTGTACAAACCAGAAGCAGATGCGCTTTGTATTGAATAAAATTATCTTGAATCTCTTACTTCTATTATGAATTATGTCACATTTATCCACTAATTTATCTTTTAACTATTTGAGTCGTCGTCAGTTAATTCAATGGGGATTAACTGGTTTAGGAATTGCTACAGGTGGTGTATTGATTCGTAATCTCACCTCTGATTCTTTAGCTTCTGTGAGAATTCCTAAAATAGAACCCGACGTGACCCCATTATTAAATAATCCCTTTAATCCTATGAAGATTTTAAGGGAGTTTGATTATGGGACACTTAAACAAGAAAATGGAGTCAAAATTCGAGAATTTAATGTCACAGCTAATAGTAGTTTATTACAATTAAATAGTGGGGTTTCTTTTGTTAGTTGGAATCTCAATAATCGAGTTCCTGGGCCAACATTTAGAGTAAAAGAAGGGGAACGAGTGAGAATTATTTTTCATAATGAAGATGGTCACTCTCATTCATTACATTTTCATGGAATTCATCCAGCAGAAATGGACGGAATTAAACCTATTCGTCATGGGAAAAAAATGGTTTATGAATTTACCGCAGAACCTTATGGAGTCCATCTTTATCACTGTCATATTGCCCCTGTAACTCGTCATATTAGTAAAGGTTTATATGGAATGTTTATTGTTGACCCTCCTCAACCTCGTCCCCCTGCCGATGAAATGGTAATGGTGATGGCAGGTTATGATATTAATAATAATCAACATAATGAATTATATGCTTTTAATGGACTTCCTAATTATTATCGTGATCATCCCATATCTATCTATCAAAATCAGCTAATTAGACTGTATATATTGAATATGATTGAATTTGATCCTGTGTCAACCTTTCATATTCATGGTAATATGTTTAATGTTTATAGAACGGGCAGAGATACAACTCCTCATGAAGAAACAGACGTGATTACAATGGGGACTGGCGAACGTCATATTTTAGAGTTTTCTTATCCCTATCCAGGGAAATATATGTTTCATCCCCATCAAGATACTCTAGCAGAATTAGGCTGTATGGGTATGTTTAAGGTTATCCCTAGTTAAGTTATTTATCTATTTTTTGGAGTTAAAATTATGTTCAAATTTCGCCCCTTATCTTCCCTGTTATTAATACCTTTTTTATTAACAGTAACAAGTTGTAGTAAACCAACAGAACAAAAAGAGGTCACTCAACATTCTCATCAATTTTCTAAAGTGGTTACAGAAGAAAATAAAGATACAGAATATCTGACCAGTTTAGGGTTAATGAAAGGACATTTAATGGTTGCTCAAGAATTAATTGCGGAAGGTAAACCAAAAGAAGCAGAACCCCATATTGGTCATCCCGTAGAAGAAATTTATGGGGACATTGAAGATGAGTTAGTGGCCAGAAAAGTACCTGAATTTAAAACAACATTAAATCAATTTAATGATTTAGTAAAAACCAATCCAAAATCTGCTAAAATTAAGGAACAATATAATAGTTCAATCGCAGCAGTTGATAAAGCAATTCTCGCAGTTCCTGAAGATAAACGTCAATCTCCTGAGTTTATTTTATCTGTCATAAACAGATTATTAAATACGGCTAAGGGAGAATATAAAGCCGCGATCGCTAATAATAAAATTGTCGAAGTGATTGAATATCAAGACTCACGAGGTTTCATTCTTTATACATATGAACTCTATCAATCAATTGCTGAAACTATGAAGCAAAAACATCCAGAAAAACATGAGAAAATTGTTACTAATTTAGAAGAATTAAAGAAAGCTTGGCCATCAGTTGATCCTCCCAAAACTTTAGTTCTGACTACCCAACAAGTATCGGAATTGATTGCTAAACTTCACGAAAATACTCACTTATAAGAAATTTTAATAGAACTTTTCTACTGTGAATTATAGATAGTAGGATGCGTTCCCAACGCATCTACATTTAGCATCAATTGTTGGTTGGGTTTCGTTCCTCAACCCAACCAAACAGGAGTTTAGAGACCCAATCCCTACTTGATTCTCGGCTCTCCCGACATCTTGGTATAAAATGTATAATCAGCTATAATACTTAAGATAAAATTACCTTTAATGTGTTTAAAGTTTCATCACTACAGCCAGTAATATTCGCTCCTATAAGAAATTTTAATAGAACTTTTCTATTGTGGATTATAGATAGTAAGATGCGTTGGAAACGCATCCTACTACATTTAGAATCAATTGCCCGATCTTGATCGTGGGCAATGACTTCAATCTTGCGATTGCCAACTTGGTTAAAAATATAGTATACATCATGTTAAGCCTGAAGTTTTCTGGTATTAATAAATTAATTTAACTGTTAAGAATTATGAAAATAAAATTACCTTTAATGTGTTTAAAGTTTCATCACTACACCCTGTAATATTCGCTCCTAATTGTTGAATATATACTAAATAATTAATTGCTTCTTGTGTAATAATTTCTCCTGGCATTAAAACAGGAATTCCCGGAGGATAAGGACAAATTAATTCACCACTAATACGCCCAATACTATCCTCAATACTTATCATTTCTGTCAAAGCAAAAAAAGCATCACGGGGAGATAGAGAAAGAGGTGGATGGCTGATGGGGTGAGGGTATGAGTAGGTAATAGGGTGAGGAGGTGATGGGGTGATATTGGCTAAAGTTTGAAAGGCTTTTATTAATTGGTTAATATCCTTTTGTGTATTACCAATAGAAACAATAAAAGCTAAATGAGATAACATCGGTAACTCTGCCGTTACCCCTAATTTTTGATGTAAAATTTCATCAACTTCAAACCCACTTAAACCTAAAGCAGTCACATTAACCGTTAATCTTGTGGGGTCTAAATAGTGAAAACCTAGTCCAAGTTTGTCTATATTTAAAACGGATAAGCCCTTAATTTGACTAATTTCATCTCTTGCTTTTTGGGCTAACTTGATGGTATTGTCTAATAATTCCTCTCCTTGTAAAGCCATTTGTTGTCTAGCCCCATCCAAAGATGCTAATAATAAATAACTAGGACTGGTAGACTGAACCAACTGTAATGCCTGACTAATACGTTGAGGATTGACGCGGCTTCCTTTGATGTGTAACATAGAAGCTTGAGTCATGGCCCCTAAAACCTTGTGAGTAGATTGTACAGCCAGATCAGCCCCCATAGACAAAGCACAAGGTGGCAAACTAGGATGAAAAGCAAAATGGGCCCCATGAGCTTCATCCACCAATAAAGGAATATCATGACGATGGGTAATTTCTGCGATCGCCTTGATATCCCCACAAATGCCGTGATAAGTAGGATAAACCATTAAAACGGCTTTAACATCAGAATTTTGATTTAACGCATCTTCTAGAGCCTCTGGAGTAAAGCTGTAAGGAAGATCCCAAAGGGGGTCATATTCAGATTTAATAAATACAGGAACCGCCCCAGAAAGGATTAATCCGGCAATGAAAGATTGATGAGTATTACGGGGTACAATAATCTTGTCACCCGTGCCACAAGTTGCCAAAATTGCGGCAATTATTCCACAAGTTGAACCATTAACCAAAAACCAAGTCTGATCAGCCCCAAACGCCGCTGCTGCAAGAGTTTGAGCCTGTTTAATGGTTCCAGAGGGAGCGAATAAATTATCCAACTCTGGTAACTCTGGCAAATCGGAACGAAAGACAGTTGCACCTAACAAAGTAGCCAAAGGTTGAGGGATTCCTTGTCCCCCCTTATGGCCAGGGGCATAAAAAGCTGCCCTTGACTGTTGACTCAAGGTTCTTAAGGTCTCAATCAGAGGTGTAATAGATTGAGAGTGCCAAACAGAGTCTTGCGATAATTTCATTGACGTTTAAGAATCCCTAATTTTTGCTCAAGATACTTTTTAATATTAATAGCATCACCCTATCTATGATGATTCATTCTCTCCAACCTAAACTTCTTCTTGTTGATGATGATCCCGCTATTTGTCAGCTCATCTCCCGTTTTTTTAGTTACAATAACTATCAAATTGAATCGGCAGGTGATGCGAGAATAGCCCGTCAACTCTTTCAAAAGGTTAACCCAGATTTAGTTATATTAGACGTTAATTTACCGGATGAAAGTGGCTTTAATCTGTGTAAAGAAATGAGACAAACGGGAACATTGGTGTTAATGCTAACCTGTATGACAGACACCAATTATATTTTAGAAGGATTTGAGCAAGGGGCCGATGATTATTTAACAAAACCCTTTAATTTACAAATTCTCAAAGCAAAAATTGCCGCCTTACTCAAACGCCATCCGACTAATTCTTCTTCTGTTAGTGCGTCTCAAACTCGTCTTATCTTTGACTCTCTGATAATAAACCCCGAACGGTGTGAAGTAACCCTTAATAACCAAATTGTTCCCTTAACGAGCTTAGAATTTGAGTTATTATATTTTTTAGCAACCCATCCTAATCGAGTTTGGGAAAGAACCGATCTCATTGGGGCTGTATGGGGAGATAATCAAGATATCGGGGTTGATCGCAAAGTAGATGTTCATATAGGTCAAATTCGCAAAAAAATTGATGATCCTGAAGGAAAAATCATTAAAACCGTTCGGGGTCGGGGCTATATGTTTGAACTTTCTGACAACAATCTTACTTAGGTTTTATCCTCAACCTTAAAGTTTACCTTATAATCAATGAGAAGCCATTTTTACCCTATTATCTAAACTTATCATGACATTGCTGACGACTGGTAAAGGATTCATCCGGTCCCTAGAAAAATCAGGGGCATTAGGGATATATTCTCCCCTAGAAGGAGGTTCAGAAGGACGCTACCAAAGACGATTACGAACCAATGGTTATAATAGCCTGTCCATCACCGCTAGAGGACTAGGTGATGTGAGTGCTTATCTGATGGGCATTCATGGAGTTCGTCCGGCCCATCTAGGAAAGAAAAACATTGGACAAGAAGGGTCTGTTGGCCCGATTTATTTTATTCCTCCTATCGCTGCTTATCAGCTAGAAAACTTATCCCCTAAGTCTAAAGGCTTAGTTTTGTGGATTATTGAAGGGTTTATTCTCTCGAAAACTGAATTAGAATATTTGGCTAATTTACCGACCCAAGAACCTCGTCTTAAGGTGGTGGTAGAATTAGGGGGAGAACGGTATTTTCGTTGGCAACCACTACAAGAAGCCATGAAAGCGGCTTAAGTGATTTAAATAACGAGACGATAACTTCAACGGCGATCGCTATAGCAATCGCCATTTTAGTGCATATTTCCTTGTACAAACTTTTCTAGGTTAATGATAAACCGCGTCTAACCCACCTTACGAATTATAAGCTTTACTTATCACCACAGGTACGGGAAAGCCATGAAGTTTCGTATCTCCATGCCTAAACCGTAGCGCGTAACCTAACACTTGTCAAGCAATCCATAACTAAGAACTCAGGAATTAAGCCCAAGTTGTTTGACAATATTGCTGATAAACTAATTCATAAACTACTTGGGTTTGTTGTGCCAATTTCGCCCAACTAAAACGAATCTCTAAATCTTCATAAGCATTGTCTGTTAATTGTTTAGCATAATCAGGATTTTTCAGGACTTCTAAAATTCCCCAAGCTAAAGAATCAGGATTATTAGCATAAGTAACTATTCCTGTTTTATTATGTTGAACTACTTCAGGAAATCCCCCTGTATTAGAGACTACTACGGGAACTCTAGCGGCAAAACTTTCTAAAGCAACAATGCCAAAAGGTTCGTATAAACTAGGGAATACCGCACAATCAGCTACTGTTTGAAATTTATCTAAATCTTCGTCTGACATAAACCCAGTAAATAGACATTTATTAAAGATTCCTAATTGCCAAGCTTGAGTTTCTAAATGATGGGTATTGCCGCCCCCAATAATAACCAATTTAGCATAACCTTGCATTTCCCAAAATACTTTAGTAACAGCCTTTAGTAATACAGAAACTCCTTTTTCATGGGACATTCTCCCCACATAATAGATAATTTTTTCCTCATCTTTAGCAAAACGACGGCGAAAATTTTCATAATCAAAATTAGGATTTCGTTGTTTTTTTTCCGATCTAATACCATTATAAACTACATCCATTTTATCCCAAGGAGTATTAAACGCCCGTTGCAATTCATAACGCATATAATTAGTGCAAACAATGACCCGCCAAGCATTATAAATTAGAACTGCTTCTTTACTGGCAATATAGCCTTGAGTTTCTGTATGTATGCCATTATAACGTCCATATTCTGTAGCGTGGATCGTTGCAACTAAAGGTAGTTTAAAATGATGTTTGAGCGCGATCGCCGCATCTCCTACTAACCAATCATGAGCATGAATTAGGTCAAAAGAGCCTTCATTTTCAATGAGTTTACCTCCATGATAGCCCATGCTATTATTCATGTTAGCCACCCAGTGAAAAAAGTTGTCGGCACCAGTAACAGGAACTCGATGAATATGTACCCCATCGACTAACTCGTAAGCAGGAGCTTCGCCAAATTCTACGGTCATTAAATGGATTTCCTGTCCTAATTTGACCAATTCTGGATATAATTCTGCTACATGACGGGCAATCCCTCCAACAATTCTAGGAGGAAATTCCCAACTTAACACCAAAATTTTCATTAATCCCCTATCCTCAGCAAATCCATCTTTATACATCCATTACACTCGCTCTTAAACGCGATCGCATTATAACGGCGAGAGAACGTCAATTAGTTAATATTACTTTACCTCAAGATATTACCAATTGATAATTGATCTAGTTTCAAGGGAAAGGTAATTATCCATTATCCATTATTGAAATTTTTTGGGGGAAATTCCACTATAATTTGACTAACACCCCCCGTTCTTTTTGAATAGGTAATATATCTAGAATATCGGTTTGAGCGCAATATTTTAAATCCTCATCACAGTTTAACCGTAAAAGTCGCTGACCATGACTACAAAGATGAAACATTCCTAACAAATTATTTTGCCATTGAGTATATAAGGCCATGGCCGCAATAACTTCATCATTACCAATAGTAACACTTTCACCTAAAACTTTGGCGATTGCTCCCGCACAAACCGTATCTTCTAAGGAATAACCCCCTTCCCATCCTGAACCCACTAACCAAACGGTTTCGGGTTGGGTGTTCAGTAAATAATTAACGGCCGCTTGTCGGTTAATAAGTGCTGCAGTGATCACTGATGACGCTTTTTCGACTGTTTGTAGGGCCCTAGTTCCATTTGTTGTGGTGAGGAATAGTCGTTTATCCTGCATTAATTCTGAGGTACAATCGAGGGGAGAATTGCCCAGATCACAGCCTTCGACTTTGGCCCCTCCTCTTTCTCCGGCCCTGAGTCGTTTTTCCGGTAGCCAGCGATCGCTAACTGTCATCAATTCTTCTAAATTTCTAAACACTTGTACTGCTTCTGCTCCCGTATTTAAGGCAGTAGCAATAGTGGTAGTGGCCCGTAGGACATCAATGACAACCGCACAATCAGGTAAACTATCGGTTGGGGTTAATTCGGGGGTATGGTAGATGAAGAGCTTCACGTCTTTACTCAGTTATCATTGACAATTATAGGGACGCATTCTATCTTAAATGGTCTATGACACTCTGGGAAAGTTTTTTCTGGTAGGGGTCAACGGCCGTCATTGGTGTCAACTTAGGCCCAAAAAGCTGATTAGATAAAACCTGTAGTAGGATGGGTTAGCGCAGCGTAACTCATCACCAGCAGATGTTAATGAAGTGGCCAAGTCGCCAAGTTCCGGGGAGCGCGAGTGCATCGGAACTTGTTTTTGTAACAAGGATACCATATCTTCAATTTTATAACCAATTTTGAATTTCTTTCGCTAACCAGAGGGCCTCCTCTTTATTTAATTGATTTCCTAAATAATAAATCCTATTTCTCGTATTAATACTAACTTGATATTGCTCAAAAAACTCATGAATAAAAACGCCCACTATATTATGATAATTTTCTTTGCTTTTATTTGTTTCAATTGTTAATATTTTTTCGCCAATATTTAAAGTATTTTCAGTTAAAAATAAATGAGTTTTACTACTTAAAGTACTAATAATAATTATTAGACTTAATGCTAAAAATAAAAAACAACTAATTCCTCCCATTATTTCTAAAGAAGCGACAATAAAAGACGATGTTTTTAACATAATTCCAGTTAAGGTAAGCAGAAAAGGAACTAAAAGTAAAGCATAAATAATAATAAATAACACTAAATAATTATTATGGTTTAAATCTGAACTGAACCCAGTTTTATTTCTCAACC carries:
- a CDS encoding aminotransferase class I/II-fold pyridoxal phosphate-dependent enzyme, whose protein sequence is MKLSQDSVWHSQSITPLIETLRTLSQQSRAAFYAPGHKGGQGIPQPLATLLGATVFRSDLPELPELDNLFAPSGTIKQAQTLAAAAFGADQTWFLVNGSTCGIIAAILATCGTGDKIIVPRNTHQSFIAGLILSGAVPVFIKSEYDPLWDLPYSFTPEALEDALNQNSDVKAVLMVYPTYHGICGDIKAIAEITHRHDIPLLVDEAHGAHFAFHPSLPPCALSMGADLAVQSTHKVLGAMTQASMLHIKGSRVNPQRISQALQLVQSTSPSYLLLASLDGARQQMALQGEELLDNTIKLAQKARDEISQIKGLSVLNIDKLGLGFHYLDPTRLTVNVTALGLSGFEVDEILHQKLGVTAELPMLSHLAFIVSIGNTQKDINQLIKAFQTLANITPSPPHPITYSYPHPISHPPLSLSPRDAFFALTEMISIEDSIGRISGELICPYPPGIPVLMPGEIITQEAINYLVYIQQLGANITGCSDETLNTLKVILFS
- a CDS encoding iron uptake porin, producing MSQMTNVSDLQTDFKLKQSRDGFLNPGSRQNSSMSQITNVSELQDIAPTAWAYEALRGLVERYGCIVGYPDRTFRGDRALSRHEFAAGLNACLNTIERLIQENVAVLREDIEKLKRLAKEFEGELIALGARVGNLEQRVAFIEEHQFATTTKLTGEMVVGLTGVADGDMNGGEDVPRTTNLGYRARLELNTSFDGSDLLYTRLATGTVPTYSTITGTFQGDLGFSQPDDSNLAVEVLYYEFDLAENVRVWVEPFGGAFDDYTNTVNYLDGDGAGGALSAFGTRNPIYYIAEGQGIGFQGTVFEVFEWSAGYLANNGNNPDLGDGLFNGAFAALGQIGYKPSDDFMVAFTYLHGYNTVDTGTGSRRSNFQAFIEEEFEQKINTINDSYGMEFSWRIAPKFVFGGWVAVTKAKTQNVILSPNNLLDQELAANDAADKAATQGAAQAVFQAANQAAAQAADEAAAAQAQADEAAAAQADEEFAEAAAVAQAAAQEAAQAAAEAAAQAADEANAAADAAAEAANEADAAAQAVAEQNAQIAGLERKNLDIWNWGLTFAFPDAFSEGDTAAIIIGMQPWVSQSNIVLPDGARNNDRDSSYHIEAFYEYKVNDNMKLTPGIIIITSPDYDDDNNTLVIGTVRATFTF
- a CDS encoding NAD(P)H-quinone oxidoreductase subunit N produces the protein MTLLTTGKGFIRSLEKSGALGIYSPLEGGSEGRYQRRLRTNGYNSLSITARGLGDVSAYLMGIHGVRPAHLGKKNIGQEGSVGPIYFIPPIAAYQLENLSPKSKGLVLWIIEGFILSKTELEYLANLPTQEPRLKVVVELGGERYFRWQPLQEAMKAA
- a CDS encoding multicopper oxidase domain-containing protein; the protein is MSHLSTNLSFNYLSRRQLIQWGLTGLGIATGGVLIRNLTSDSLASVRIPKIEPDVTPLLNNPFNPMKILREFDYGTLKQENGVKIREFNVTANSSLLQLNSGVSFVSWNLNNRVPGPTFRVKEGERVRIIFHNEDGHSHSLHFHGIHPAEMDGIKPIRHGKKMVYEFTAEPYGVHLYHCHIAPVTRHISKGLYGMFIVDPPQPRPPADEMVMVMAGYDINNNQHNELYAFNGLPNYYRDHPISIYQNQLIRLYILNMIEFDPVSTFHIHGNMFNVYRTGRDTTPHEETDVITMGTGERHILEFSYPYPGKYMFHPHQDTLAELGCMGMFKVIPS
- a CDS encoding FeoA family protein, with product MEEILSTYLTELPIGFKGYIVGYDKIFGGYQGKLLSMGLSPGTEFILVCQASNNWPLIIEVDGNLLKLYKPEADALCIE
- a CDS encoding glycosyltransferase family 4 protein, whose amino-acid sequence is MKILVLSWEFPPRIVGGIARHVAELYPELVKLGQEIHLMTVEFGEAPAYELVDGVHIHRVPVTGADNFFHWVANMNNSMGYHGGKLIENEGSFDLIHAHDWLVGDAAIALKHHFKLPLVATIHATEYGRYNGIHTETQGYIASKEAVLIYNAWRVIVCTNYMRYELQRAFNTPWDKMDVVYNGIRSEKKQRNPNFDYENFRRRFAKDEEKIIYYVGRMSHEKGVSVLLKAVTKVFWEMQGYAKLVIIGGGNTHHLETQAWQLGIFNKCLFTGFMSDEDLDKFQTVADCAVFPSLYEPFGIVALESFAARVPVVVSNTGGFPEVVQHNKTGIVTYANNPDSLAWGILEVLKNPDYAKQLTDNAYEDLEIRFSWAKLAQQTQVVYELVYQQYCQTTWA
- a CDS encoding response regulator transcription factor encodes the protein MMIHSLQPKLLLVDDDPAICQLISRFFSYNNYQIESAGDARIARQLFQKVNPDLVILDVNLPDESGFNLCKEMRQTGTLVLMLTCMTDTNYILEGFEQGADDYLTKPFNLQILKAKIAALLKRHPTNSSSVSASQTRLIFDSLIINPERCEVTLNNQIVPLTSLEFELLYFLATHPNRVWERTDLIGAVWGDNQDIGVDRKVDVHIGQIRKKIDDPEGKIIKTVRGRGYMFELSDNNLT
- a CDS encoding 2-phosphosulfolactate phosphatase family protein, which translates into the protein MKLFIYHTPELTPTDSLPDCAVVIDVLRATTTIATALNTGAEAVQVFRNLEELMTVSDRWLPEKRLRAGERGGAKVEGCDLGNSPLDCTSELMQDKRLFLTTTNGTRALQTVEKASSVITAALINRQAAVNYLLNTQPETVWLVGSGWEGGYSLEDTVCAGAIAKVLGESVTIGNDEVIAAMALYTQWQNNLLGMFHLCSHGQRLLRLNCDEDLKYCAQTDILDILPIQKERGVLVKL